A genomic window from Rhodomicrobium lacus includes:
- the eno gene encoding phosphopyruvate hydratase encodes MTAITDIIGREILDSRGNPTVEVDVILEDGAIGRAAVPSGASTGAHEANEKRDGGARYLGKGVLQAVDAVNGEIFDALQGFDAEDQRRIDQTLIDLDGTENKSRLGANAILGVSLAAAKAASISADAPLYRYLGGVNARVLPVPMMNIINGGAHADNPIDFQEFMISPLGAPTLAEAVRWGAEVFHTLKKLLKDGGHSTNVGDEGGFAPNLKSADEALTFVVRAIEKAGYKPGEDIAIALDPASTEFYKNGKYELAGEGKSLDSGQIVALYRDLVSRYPIISIEDGMAEDDWEGWKALTAEIGGKVNLVGDDLFVTNPKRLREGIAKGAGNAILVKVNQIGTLSEALDAVDIAQRAGFKAVISHRSGETEDSTIADIAVATNAGQIKTGSLSRSDRIAKYNQLIRIEEELGDTAVFAGRSILRGSH; translated from the coding sequence ATGACCGCCATTACTGACATCATCGGCCGCGAAATTCTCGACAGCCGAGGCAACCCGACCGTCGAGGTGGACGTGATACTCGAAGACGGCGCCATCGGCCGCGCGGCCGTGCCGTCGGGTGCGTCGACCGGCGCGCATGAGGCGAACGAGAAGCGCGATGGAGGCGCCCGTTATCTCGGCAAGGGCGTGCTTCAGGCCGTCGATGCCGTGAACGGCGAGATTTTCGACGCGCTTCAGGGCTTCGATGCCGAGGACCAGCGCCGCATCGATCAGACGCTGATCGACCTCGACGGCACCGAGAACAAGAGCCGCCTCGGCGCAAACGCCATCCTCGGCGTGTCGCTCGCGGCGGCAAAGGCAGCGAGCATCTCTGCGGACGCGCCCTTGTATCGCTATCTCGGCGGCGTCAACGCGCGCGTGCTGCCGGTGCCGATGATGAACATCATCAATGGCGGCGCGCACGCCGACAACCCGATCGACTTCCAGGAATTCATGATCTCGCCGCTCGGCGCGCCGACGCTGGCCGAAGCCGTGCGCTGGGGCGCCGAGGTCTTCCACACGCTGAAGAAGCTGCTGAAGGACGGCGGTCACAGCACCAACGTCGGCGATGAAGGCGGTTTCGCGCCGAACCTCAAATCGGCCGATGAAGCGCTGACGTTCGTCGTGCGCGCCATCGAGAAGGCGGGCTACAAGCCGGGCGAGGACATCGCCATCGCGCTCGATCCGGCCTCGACCGAATTCTACAAGAACGGCAAGTATGAGCTGGCGGGCGAAGGCAAGAGCCTCGACTCGGGCCAGATCGTCGCCCTCTACCGCGACCTCGTTTCGCGCTATCCGATCATCTCCATCGAGGACGGCATGGCCGAGGACGACTGGGAGGGCTGGAAGGCGCTGACGGCGGAGATCGGCGGCAAGGTCAACCTCGTCGGCGACGATCTGTTCGTGACGAACCCGAAGCGTCTGCGCGAGGGGATCGCGAAGGGCGCGGGCAATGCGATTCTCGTGAAAGTGAACCAGATCGGCACGCTGTCCGAGGCGCTCGACGCCGTCGACATCGCTCAGCGCGCGGGCTTCAAGGCGGTCATCTCGCATCGCTCGGGCGAGACGGAAGATTCGACCATCGCCGACATCGCGGTTGCCACGAACGCGGGCCAGATCAAGACCGGCTCGCTGTCGCGCTCGGACCGTATCGCGAAGTACAACCAGCTCATCCGCATCGAGGAAGAGCTTGGCGATACGGCCGTTTTCGCGGGGCGGAGCATCCTGCGCGGCTCGCATTAA